Proteins from a single region of Pyrus communis chromosome 6, drPyrComm1.1, whole genome shotgun sequence:
- the LOC137737059 gene encoding probable pectate lyase 5 gives MAMPLSLLLILSLLLIPTTISSSPVKDPELVMQQVQESINASRRNLGYLSCGTGNPIDDCWRCDPNWEKNRQRLADCAIGFGKQAIGGRDGKIYVVTDSGDHPVNPKPGTLRYGVIQNEPLWIVFQRDMTIKLKEELMMNSFKTIDGRGASVHIAGGPCITIQYVTNIIIHGLNIHDCKQGGNAYVRDSPEHFGWRTLSDGDGVSIFGGSHVWVDHNSLSNCRDGLIDAIHGSTSITISNNYMTHHDKVMLLGHSDSYTQDKNMQVTIAFNHFGEGLVQRMPRCRHGNFHVVNNDYTHWEMYAIGGSASPTINSQGNRFLAPNDRFNKEVTKHEEAPQKEWSKWNWRSSGDLLLNGAFFTASGAGASSSYAKASSLGARPSSLVSSLTAGAGSLRCKKGSRC, from the exons ATGGCAATGCCACTCTCCCTTTTGCtgatcctctctctcctcctaatCCCAACAACCATTTCCTCCTCCCCAGTCAAAGATCCTGAACTGGTGATGCAACAAGTACAAGA GAGCATCAATGCCTCAAGGAGAAATTTGGGTTATCTTTCCTGTGGCACCGGAAACCCCATTGACGACTGCTGGAGGTGTGACCCCAACTGGGAGAAGAACCGCCAGCGGCTAGCCGACTGCGCAATCGGGTTCGGAAAGCAGGCCATTGGCGGCAGGGACGGTAAAATCTACGTGGTCACGGACTCAGGCGACCATCCGGTGAACCCTAAACCCGGAACCCTCCGATACGGCGTGATCCAAAACGAACCGCTCTGGATCGTATTCCAGCGTGACATGACGATCAAGCTGAAAGAAGAACTGATGATGAACTCCTTCAAGACCATCGACGGCAGAGGAGCCAGCGTCCACATTGCCGGTGGGCCCTGCATTACCATACAGTACGTGACCAACATTATCATCCACGGATTAAACATTCACGACTGCAAGCAAGGAGGGAACGCCTACGTGAGGGACTCGCCTGAGCATTTTGGGTGGCGGACGCTTTCCGACGGAGACGGGGTTTCCATTTTTGGTGGTAGTCATGTTTGGGTGGATCATAACTCTCTTTCGAACTGCCGTGACGGGCTCATCGATGCCATCCATGGTTCCACTTCCATCACCATTTCTAACAACTACATGACGCATCATGACAAGGTCATGCTCTTGGGGCACAGTGATTCCTACACTCAGGACAAGAATATGCAGGTCACCATTGCATTCAACCACTTTGGAGAAGGCCTTGTTCAGAGGATGCCAAG ATGTAGACATGGGAACTTTCATGTGGTGAACAATGACTACACCCATTGGGAAATGTATGCTATTGGCGGGAGTGCTTCTCCAACCATCAACAGCCAAGGCAACAGATTTCTAGCACCAAATGATAGATTCAACAAAGAG GTCACCAAGCATGAGGAAGCGCCACAGAAGGAGTGGAGCAAATGGAACTGGAGGTCCTCGGGAGATTTGCTGCTAAACGGTGCGTTCTTCACAGCATCCGGTGCCGGAGCATCTTCTAGTTACGCCAAGGCATCGAGCTTGGGTGCAAGACCGTCGTCGCTCGTGAGTTCACTCACTGCCGGAGCTGGTTCGCTCAGGTGCAAGAAGGGCTCGCGTTGCTGA